Proteins from a genomic interval of Thermoanaerobacterium thermosaccharolyticum DSM 571:
- a CDS encoding DUF6710 family protein: MFRTIFKRRVENKSFLAKMDPAYEFKYALEFAQQIYEEEKTKEDQILILDYILSVVREDLKYDILTDIFYREEWFDRELRIQLPFPYYYYNKEGIRLSIYEADAEVKEVDLAKECVLVFPWHREKMRESIKNIGRNEFVYQKTNHKAYYFSPINICFVYNGMHSIAAGVGFKRGYIEADEYDVSKLYDHVYTDGLCWYNSHNNQKLDDLLDFRIGIIYEISRMKYQIEKE, from the coding sequence TTGTTTAGAACAATTTTTAAGAGAAGGGTAGAAAATAAAAGTTTTTTAGCTAAGATGGATCCGGCTTATGAGTTTAAGTATGCTCTTGAATTTGCTCAACAAATCTATGAAGAAGAAAAAACAAAAGAAGACCAGATTTTAATATTGGATTATATACTTAGCGTTGTTAGAGAAGATTTAAAATATGATATTTTAACGGATATTTTTTATAGGGAAGAATGGTTTGATAGGGAATTGAGAATACAACTTCCTTTTCCTTACTATTATTACAATAAAGAAGGAATCAGGCTTTCAATATATGAAGCCGATGCTGAAGTAAAAGAGGTTGATTTAGCAAAAGAATGTGTTTTAGTTTTTCCATGGCACAGAGAAAAGATGAGAGAAAGTATTAAAAATATAGGGAGAAATGAATTTGTATATCAAAAAACCAATCATAAGGCCTATTATTTTTCACCTATAAATATCTGTTTTGTATATAATGGAATGCATTCTATAGCTGCAGGTGTTGGATTTAAAAGGGGATATATTGAAGCTGATGAATATGATGTCAGTAAACTTTACGATCATGTATATACAGATGGGTTATGCTGGTATAATAGCCATAATAACCAAAAATTAGACGATCTGCTTGATTTCCGTATCGGAATTATTTATGAGATATCAAGGATGAAATATCAAATTGAAAAAGAATAG
- a CDS encoding putative holin-like toxin, producing the protein MSTYQAIQIMIAFGMFTISLISLIVSLIKDNNKGKK; encoded by the coding sequence ATGAGTACATACCAAGCAATTCAGATAATGATTGCATTTGGGATGTTTACAATATCACTAATCTCCTTGATTGTTAGCCTGATAAAGGATAACAACAAAGGAAAAAAATAA
- a CDS encoding putative holin-like toxin, whose product MNTYETLSLMIMFGMFVIAILSFNRKK is encoded by the coding sequence ATGAATACATATGAAACATTGTCTTTAATGATAATGTTTGGAATGTTCGTCATAGCAATTCTTAGTTTTAACAGAAAAAAATAA
- a CDS encoding DUF5348 domain-containing protein produces MEVINGFVKWNYETDRYNIGGYDLHSGDFVDLWDNWSLRWICGRVEFRDGRYVLLTIDKEIKEFSLNQKAKFYNI; encoded by the coding sequence ATGGAAGTGATTAATGGTTTTGTTAAATGGAATTATGAGACAGACAGATATAACATAGGAGGGTATGATCTGCATTCTGGTGATTTCGTAGATTTATGGGATAATTGGAGTCTTAGATGGATATGTGGCAGGGTCGAGTTTAGAGATGGTAGATATGTATTATTAACAATAGATAAGGAGATCAAAGAGTTTTCTCTGAATCAAAAAGCAAAATTTTATAATATTTAG
- the dhiT gene encoding type II toxin-antitoxin system toxin DhiT, protein MPEITRFYGIVIKMYFGDHLPPHFHAIYGEYVGMFNINTLEMIEGDLPKRAREMIIEWASKYQNELLDIWESQKFIRLPGLE, encoded by the coding sequence ATGCCAGAAATAACGAGGTTTTATGGGATAGTAATAAAAATGTATTTTGGAGATCATTTACCACCGCATTTTCATGCTATATATGGTGAATATGTAGGTATGTTTAACATAAATACTTTAGAAATGATTGAGGGAGATCTTCCTAAAAGGGCAAGAGAAATGATTATTGAGTGGGCAAGTAAATATCAAAACGAGCTATTAGATATTTGGGAAAGTCAAAAATTCATAAGGTTACCCGGATTGGAGTGA
- a CDS encoding DUF2442 domain-containing protein: protein MYKIIDVKAADDYKLIVTFENGVIKEYDIKQKLNEWPFELLKNKAYFRAVKVDVGGYGISWNSDIDLSEYELWNNGKSISLA, encoded by the coding sequence ATGTATAAAATTATTGATGTAAAGGCTGCAGATGATTACAAATTGATTGTTACTTTTGAAAATGGAGTAATAAAAGAATATGATATCAAACAAAAACTTAATGAATGGCCATTTGAACTATTAAAAAATAAAGCATATTTTAGAGCAGTAAAAGTTGACGTTGGAGGGTATGGCATAAGTTGGAACAGTGATATAGACTTAAGTGAATATGAACTTTGGAATAACGGAAAGAGCATAAGTTTGGCTTGA
- a CDS encoding Uma2 family endonuclease — translation MSLPKESKKYTYADYLTWPEGERWEIINGVPYNMSPSLERKHQKVVGELFAYIHNYLKGKTCEVYNAPFDVRLLDENVSDDVTNVVQPDIVIVCDPRKLDDKGCKGSPDMIVEVVSPSTLKRDLKEKFYLYEKAGVKVYWIVFPDEKTVLSYHLGEDGKYKRPEVYSEEDNIKVGIFESLEIDLKDVFDY, via the coding sequence ATGTCATTACCAAAAGAAAGTAAAAAATATACGTATGCTGATTATTTGACGTGGCCGGAAGGAGAAAGATGGGAGATAATAAATGGAGTTCCATATAATATGAGTCCATCACTGGAGCGGAAACATCAGAAAGTTGTAGGAGAATTATTTGCTTATATCCATAATTATTTAAAAGGAAAGACTTGTGAGGTCTATAATGCTCCATTTGATGTAAGATTGCTTGATGAGAATGTTAGTGATGATGTGACAAATGTAGTACAGCCTGACATAGTGATAGTGTGTGATCCGAGAAAACTGGATGATAAAGGCTGTAAAGGAAGTCCTGATATGATTGTAGAAGTAGTTTCTCCTTCAACATTAAAGAGGGATTTAAAAGAAAAATTTTATTTATATGAAAAGGCTGGAGTAAAAGTATATTGGATCGTATTTCCTGATGAAAAAACTGTGCTGTCGTACCATTTAGGCGAAGATGGTAAATACAAAAGACCAGAAGTATATTCAGAAGAAGACAATATAAAGGTAGGGATTTTTGAATCATTGGAAATCGATTTGAAAGATGTATTTGATTATTAA
- a CDS encoding stalk domain-containing protein, whose translation MRKTVSMVIAFLLIFLSIPVFALASSQSDELPYQDWIDKGWIKAISPDENGHDKLGWYSIMPGKEKEIAYSDKLKNTDRLIVVVGSFLANNNLEYYQSEGGSAVALCDVTKLRENYKELYGEIKYNNPDTLKYDFWKGLVTINLVSINGTPWQETKYKDVLLQNFYDRWEGLKDPAYNRYLIDPKWNGYTDECIYNWDGVDVWIGKDDITVRYELKENKGKLPTEVISDNGVSMIPLRGVMEELGATVDYDSKTQEITIKDKGKTVVLKVGSDNAVVDGNTVKMPRKVYVKSGYTMLPLRFVAENLDHAVQYLNDGTIMIWRAKYTTPPSI comes from the coding sequence ATGAGAAAAACTGTTTCTATGGTCATTGCGTTTTTACTAATCTTTTTATCCATTCCTGTTTTTGCTTTAGCTTCAAGTCAGAGTGATGAATTACCTTATCAAGACTGGATAGACAAAGGCTGGATAAAAGCAATATCACCTGATGAAAATGGTCATGACAAATTAGGATGGTATAGTATTATGCCGGGTAAAGAAAAAGAAATAGCATATAGCGATAAGCTTAAAAATACGGACAGATTAATTGTTGTAGTTGGAAGCTTTTTAGCAAATAATAATTTAGAATATTATCAAAGTGAAGGTGGTAGTGCGGTTGCGTTATGCGATGTTACTAAACTGAGAGAAAATTATAAAGAATTATATGGCGAAATCAAGTATAATAATCCTGACACATTAAAATACGATTTTTGGAAAGGACTTGTTACAATAAATCTTGTCAGCATTAATGGTACTCCGTGGCAAGAGACGAAATACAAAGATGTATTGCTTCAAAATTTTTATGATAGATGGGAAGGTTTAAAAGATCCTGCATACAATAGATATTTGATTGATCCTAAGTGGAATGGATATACTGATGAATGTATCTATAATTGGGATGGGGTAGATGTTTGGATTGGAAAAGACGACATTACTGTAAGATATGAGCTTAAAGAAAATAAAGGGAAACTGCCGACGGAAGTCATATCCGATAATGGAGTCTCAATGATACCGCTTAGAGGCGTAATGGAAGAATTGGGTGCGACAGTTGATTACGACTCTAAAACACAAGAAATAACCATAAAAGATAAAGGAAAAACAGTTGTATTAAAAGTAGGTTCTGATAATGCAGTAGTAGATGGAAACACTGTTAAAATGCCAAGAAAAGTATATGTCAAAAGTGGATATACAATGCTTCCTCTAAGATTTGTAGCTGAGAATTTAGACCATGCAGTACAGTATTTAAATGATGGGACAATAATGATATGGAGAGCTAAATATACTACGCCTCCGAGTATATAA
- a CDS encoding PKD domain-containing protein produces the protein MPKSKNVYAAVIDDSGDLNLAIDTPVTITAIIPFANPIPPKSNDKKLYSGKWNVMVDGTLAGYDKVVRHIYSGGSAEQYNFIKYSTIPQWITAFGGNPSFVNTYLSQIKLNISGSDRVYIRYLTELCGAHVTGYKVLDEKGGKGEVYVATTRPPSANISISPANPKENDNVKIMVSGTSFFNFWNTDLKNTLGLQDKIVYTVDIDGQRVISAKTLLNQQNFTDTIAKTFNAGQHTITLYVRDAVDRLTRKDFTFTVSAAATPPPPPGNIQAGINLTLDPPSLKIGTTGNVNATIDASSSVSSGTGPFGARFWLQVNGTDLLGSDGTVLQNLASLSQAKYTKLISNAKPGDKVWAKVRVYDQSINKTSEVETTKIIGQYEDAPTPEPTPPPAPTPVPPVAGINAPSEVIQGDDVRISSSSYDPDGVITNYSWGFSPSSGIEGSISGDSGTISFSNIGTYTIKLTVTDNDGLKDTAEKQIEVKPAIPEAFFDYTGALKENRKVVLDASGSYTSPKYPMVWDATEWEITPVSSGLTQDDIKIVSSTDMKTRTVLFKKAGDYKVRVKVKNSAGNYSDWYEKTLTVVEDLPPVADFFVMTTALRDPANSNMAKIQLIDASYSPDGDKIVQRIWKYKYDSNNDGNFDDEQWVTLDSGNNVNLVLYTKDVGKYLFELSVKEDFGEETIPEFVSPSDYKTADTSNKPMKDKICEVINLQPVVDFEMYEKKKAELVIRVGKLNNYDARVKQLEDGINNLLIPLLKSKNIDVKVIDSDFGTGTYGGNTSFNGSQYTVSSYIIKATVDTTGRFGVTTVEGFPGITTDDNKFLLYAGDVSGTSALVVKIDGNLYNLYGYTPTSIITSDGKITVNYGTINGVDIQVIYTIYDDKYVLINFVATNKTNVQKNIGFKIYYDTCVAGNDGSPIKVVDKGFEIYNDSYQVRAVGVLKNNDVVTPPTDWRMEHWSSSNFTYFPYDDGIPHYSNSYYVGQTYQTSDTAISLWWHSQEVSPNQKKSITTLLGIERPTEAKLSMIRDSLLNTVFSDLDAGKYVLLFDDLSFLDYSDDNAKTNFANTINQLSSKLIMAGQTSFPTSQADGLIGLITDGGFKTIDDNISNQLTAIANYIAKDLENQQNIIEKYVVLGEPIDIKTYYNDPENDPKYQERWMYIHDPNYFENSLGLADFNEKYLNSPVTVFDKVGKYEVQYQARDNPKDDDRFDNYRLWSYKPLSTMYIYVHRRPIAQFAVSMTPSGSNYVVSIADQSYDLDHMSLPNKGIQAWEWKWKEVNEATWHDGKMSGTFPVGNTYLVYLRVQDLEGAWSEPKVQTITTQNINLPPVAQFTVNPITQVINKTVTITDQSYDPNGDPIAEWQWRVQKPDGTWINYGGTMPNNISSLGVGTYTIELKVRC, from the coding sequence ATGCCAAAGTCTAAGAATGTTTATGCTGCAGTAATAGATGATTCAGGAGATTTGAATTTAGCCATTGATACTCCTGTAACAATTACGGCAATAATTCCTTTTGCAAACCCAATTCCACCAAAATCTAATGATAAGAAACTTTACTCAGGCAAGTGGAATGTGATGGTAGATGGTACGCTTGCAGGATATGACAAGGTAGTAAGACACATCTATTCAGGTGGCAGTGCAGAACAGTACAATTTTATAAAATACAGCACTATACCACAGTGGATAACAGCGTTTGGTGGTAATCCATCTTTCGTTAATACATATTTAAGTCAAATCAAGCTTAATATATCTGGTTCTGACCGAGTATATATTAGATATCTTACGGAGCTTTGTGGTGCTCATGTGACAGGATATAAGGTATTGGATGAGAAGGGAGGCAAAGGAGAAGTATATGTTGCTACAACAAGACCTCCTTCTGCAAACATATCTATTTCACCAGCAAATCCTAAGGAAAATGATAATGTAAAGATTATGGTTTCTGGAACATCATTTTTTAATTTCTGGAATACCGATTTAAAAAATACTTTAGGACTTCAAGATAAAATTGTATATACAGTTGACATAGATGGACAAAGAGTTATTAGCGCTAAGACATTGTTAAATCAACAAAATTTTACTGATACAATTGCAAAGACTTTTAATGCTGGCCAGCATACTATAACTTTGTATGTTAGAGATGCTGTAGATAGGCTTACAAGAAAAGATTTCACATTTACGGTAAGTGCTGCAGCAACACCACCACCTCCACCAGGAAATATACAAGCGGGAATAAATCTTACGTTAGATCCACCATCTCTTAAAATAGGAACAACAGGAAATGTAAATGCGACCATTGATGCCAGTTCATCAGTATCGAGTGGTACAGGACCTTTTGGTGCAAGATTTTGGCTGCAGGTGAATGGAACAGATTTATTGGGTTCAGATGGCACAGTATTGCAGAATTTAGCGTCTCTTTCACAGGCAAAATATACAAAATTAATAAGTAATGCAAAACCGGGAGATAAAGTTTGGGCGAAAGTCCGAGTTTATGACCAAAGTATAAACAAGACTTCAGAAGTAGAGACGACAAAAATAATTGGTCAATATGAAGATGCGCCAACGCCGGAACCTACACCTCCACCAGCCCCAACACCTGTACCGCCAGTTGCCGGAATAAATGCCCCATCAGAAGTTATACAGGGTGATGATGTTAGAATAAGTTCTTCCAGTTATGATCCAGATGGGGTTATAACAAATTATAGCTGGGGATTCAGCCCGTCAAGCGGCATTGAAGGCTCTATTTCAGGTGACAGTGGAACAATATCTTTTAGCAATATTGGGACATATACAATAAAGCTTACTGTAACAGACAATGATGGATTAAAAGACACTGCAGAGAAACAGATAGAAGTAAAACCTGCTATTCCTGAAGCGTTTTTTGATTATACAGGAGCATTAAAAGAAAACAGAAAAGTAGTTTTAGATGCATCAGGAAGCTATACGTCGCCGAAATATCCAATGGTTTGGGATGCAACAGAATGGGAGATAACACCTGTAAGCAGTGGTTTGACGCAGGATGATATAAAGATAGTGTCATCAACGGATATGAAAACAAGAACAGTTCTCTTTAAGAAAGCTGGAGATTACAAAGTAAGAGTAAAAGTAAAAAACAGTGCAGGAAATTACTCTGATTGGTATGAAAAGACATTAACCGTTGTTGAAGATTTACCGCCTGTTGCTGACTTTTTTGTAATGACAACTGCTTTAAGAGACCCTGCAAACAGTAATATGGCAAAGATACAGCTTATAGATGCTTCTTATTCTCCTGATGGAGATAAAATCGTTCAAAGAATCTGGAAATACAAATATGACAGTAATAATGATGGAAATTTTGATGATGAACAATGGGTAACTTTAGACAGCGGTAATAATGTTAATCTTGTTTTGTATACAAAAGATGTTGGTAAGTATTTATTTGAGCTTTCAGTTAAAGAAGATTTTGGGGAGGAAACTATACCTGAGTTTGTGTCACCATCTGATTACAAAACTGCTGATACTTCAAATAAACCTATGAAAGATAAGATATGTGAAGTAATAAACTTACAGCCTGTAGTAGATTTTGAGATGTATGAAAAGAAAAAAGCAGAATTGGTCATAAGGGTTGGTAAACTGAATAATTATGATGCAAGGGTAAAACAACTGGAGGATGGTATAAATAATTTATTAATACCGCTTTTAAAGAGCAAAAATATTGATGTGAAAGTTATTGATAGCGACTTTGGAACAGGAACATATGGCGGTAATACAAGCTTCAATGGCAGCCAGTATACTGTGTCGAGTTATATTATTAAAGCAACAGTAGATACTACAGGTAGGTTTGGAGTTACTACAGTGGAAGGATTTCCGGGAATTACGACAGATGATAATAAATTTTTGCTTTATGCAGGAGATGTTTCAGGTACATCTGCACTTGTAGTGAAGATAGATGGCAATTTATATAATTTATATGGCTATACGCCTACTTCAATTATTACATCTGATGGAAAGATAACAGTGAATTATGGAACAATAAATGGAGTGGATATACAAGTAATATATACAATATATGATGATAAATATGTACTTATTAACTTCGTCGCGACAAATAAAACAAACGTACAAAAAAATATAGGATTTAAGATATATTATGATACATGTGTTGCAGGTAATGATGGTTCTCCTATAAAAGTAGTAGATAAAGGATTTGAGATTTACAATGATTCTTATCAGGTCAGAGCGGTCGGTGTATTGAAAAATAATGATGTAGTTACGCCTCCAACAGATTGGCGTATGGAACACTGGAGCAGTAGCAATTTTACTTATTTCCCTTACGACGATGGAATTCCGCATTATTCTAACAGCTACTATGTTGGACAAACATATCAGACTAGTGATACAGCCATAAGTTTATGGTGGCATTCTCAAGAAGTTTCACCCAATCAGAAAAAAAGCATAACTACTCTACTTGGTATTGAAAGGCCTACTGAAGCAAAATTAAGTATGATCAGGGATAGTCTTTTAAATACTGTTTTCAGCGATTTAGATGCTGGCAAGTATGTATTACTATTTGATGATTTATCTTTTTTAGATTATAGTGATGATAATGCTAAAACTAATTTTGCTAATACAATAAATCAATTGTCATCAAAATTAATAATGGCAGGACAGACGAGTTTTCCTACATCACAAGCAGATGGACTTATTGGCTTAATAACAGATGGGGGATTTAAAACTATTGATGACAATATAAGCAATCAGCTTACAGCTATTGCGAATTATATTGCAAAAGATTTAGAAAATCAGCAGAATATTATTGAAAAGTATGTCGTATTAGGCGAGCCGATAGATATAAAGACATATTACAATGATCCGGAAAACGACCCTAAATATCAAGAAAGATGGATGTACATTCATGATCCGAATTACTTTGAAAACAGTTTGGGACTTGCTGACTTTAATGAAAAATATCTGAATAGTCCTGTAACTGTATTTGATAAGGTTGGTAAATATGAGGTCCAGTATCAGGCGAGGGATAATCCTAAAGATGATGATAGATTTGATAACTACAGATTGTGGAGCTATAAGCCCTTAAGCACTATGTATATATATGTCCACAGAAGACCTATTGCACAGTTTGCTGTGTCGATGACGCCCAGCGGTTCTAATTATGTTGTTTCAATTGCTGACCAGAGTTATGACCTTGACCATATGTCACTACCTAATAAAGGTATACAAGCATGGGAATGGAAATGGAAAGAAGTAAATGAAGCAACATGGCACGATGGGAAAATGTCAGGTACTTTTCCTGTAGGCAATACTTATTTGGTGTATCTTAGGGTGCAAGATTTAGAAGGAGCATGGAGCGAGCCAAAAGTGCAGACAATAACGACGCAGAACATAAACTTACCTCCTGTTGCACAGTTTACTGTTAATCCAATTACACAGGTTATTAATAAAACAGTTACAATAACTGATCAAAGCTATGATCCAAATGGCGATCCTATTGCGGAGTGGCAGTGGAGAGTGCAAAAGCCTGACGGTACGTGGATAAATTATGGCGGTACAATGCCAAATAAT